One stretch of Streptomyces sp. MMBL 11-1 DNA includes these proteins:
- a CDS encoding ABC transporter permease, giving the protein MAWHDGTVTAPLTPPDQPGPHDPWQAPPSGSYLAPPTGDPADPDTATELRQAAAVVVLVALAGIALGLLWLWLAPRVPLVSDDTAVFLGNSEGEEAIGADGTFVLLAIGFGALSAAAVFWRLRRGGVLVVVGLALGALLASLVAWRVGIWLGPSSDVVGRAREAGQGVTFDAPLELRSVWVAVLAWPFVAMGVHLLLTAAFGPRDAEPGWPGYAEYDGGPVRGPLAGPSSGSPAGTPPAGGGGGAA; this is encoded by the coding sequence GTGGCCTGGCACGATGGCACGGTGACCGCACCTCTGACGCCGCCCGACCAGCCCGGCCCCCACGACCCGTGGCAGGCCCCGCCCTCGGGCTCCTACCTCGCGCCCCCGACGGGCGATCCGGCCGACCCGGACACGGCCACAGAGCTTCGTCAGGCCGCCGCCGTCGTCGTCCTGGTCGCGCTCGCGGGTATCGCCCTCGGTCTGTTGTGGCTGTGGCTCGCGCCGCGCGTACCGCTGGTCTCCGACGACACGGCGGTCTTCCTCGGGAACAGCGAGGGCGAGGAGGCGATCGGGGCGGACGGAACGTTCGTCCTGCTGGCCATCGGCTTCGGCGCGCTCTCGGCCGCCGCGGTCTTCTGGCGGCTGCGCCGAGGGGGCGTCCTCGTGGTCGTGGGGCTGGCGCTGGGCGCGCTGCTCGCCTCGCTGGTGGCGTGGCGGGTCGGCATCTGGCTCGGGCCGTCCTCCGACGTGGTGGGGCGGGCCCGGGAGGCCGGCCAGGGCGTGACGTTCGACGCTCCGCTGGAGCTGCGCTCGGTGTGGGTGGCGGTGCTGGCGTGGCCGTTCGTGGCGATGGGGGTCCATCTGCTGCTCACCGCGGCGTTCGGGCCTCGGGACGCGGAGCCGGGCTGGCCGGGGTACGCGGAGTATGACGGGGGGCCGGTGCGGGGGCCCCTGGCGGGGCCGTCCTCCGGGTCTCCGGCCGGGACGCCTCCTGCGGGCGGGGGCGGCGGGGCGGCCTAG